In Myxococcus guangdongensis, one genomic interval encodes:
- a CDS encoding glycosyltransferase family 2 protein has translation MGAAVYTTTAIPAVTVLFPARNAEATVARAAQSLLDGTLQDLQLLAIDVGSTDATRSVLEDLAARDSPPASHLPLRRPDGRRRRSPPPPPRDPRPRPGS, from the coding sequence ATGGGTGCGGCAGTCTACACAACGACGGCCATCCCGGCTGTTACCGTCCTATTTCCCGCTCGAAATGCCGAGGCCACCGTGGCCCGCGCCGCCCAGAGCCTGCTCGACGGCACCCTTCAGGACCTCCAGCTGTTGGCCATCGACGTCGGCTCCACCGACGCCACCCGCTCCGTCCTGGAGGACCTGGCCGCCCGGGACTCGCCTCCGGCAAGCCACCTCCCCCTACGTCGCCCGGATGGACGCCGACGACGAAGCCCTCCCCCACCGCCTCGAGACCCGCGTCCGCGCCCTGGAAGCTGA
- a CDS encoding RluA family pseudouridine synthase — MKRRTFRVEGTGRAVAEAVAGELGLPEEQARELVQVGAVYVGGKRCRDAKLRLTSGQVVAVVLEEGGTSSLAQAPQAPTFRVLHEDSEVLAVDKPAGLPAQPTEARVGGNLVDQVSRYLGREAGLVHRLDRETSGVTVFGKSARATSALAAEFREGRARKRYVAATGPGLPGSGVVDLPLSKDPSRPGRWRASRAANGVPALTYFRTLYAGPEFCVVELLPHTGRTHQLRAHLTALGAPILGDSRYGGAARAAGTEAGRCLLHAHALELAHPDTGRTLAVEAPVPEDLLRFFTLAGVAVPSGAVPEK; from the coding sequence GTGAAGCGTCGGACATTCCGGGTGGAGGGCACAGGGCGCGCCGTGGCGGAGGCGGTGGCCGGGGAGCTGGGGCTGCCCGAGGAGCAGGCGCGGGAGCTGGTGCAGGTGGGCGCCGTGTACGTGGGCGGCAAGCGCTGCCGCGACGCGAAGTTGCGGCTGACGTCCGGGCAGGTGGTGGCGGTGGTGCTGGAGGAGGGCGGGACGAGCTCGCTGGCCCAGGCGCCCCAGGCCCCCACGTTCCGGGTCCTCCATGAGGACTCCGAGGTGCTCGCGGTGGACAAGCCGGCGGGGCTCCCCGCGCAGCCCACGGAGGCGCGCGTGGGCGGCAACCTGGTGGACCAGGTGAGCCGGTACCTGGGGCGCGAGGCGGGGCTGGTGCACCGGTTGGACCGCGAGACGTCCGGGGTGACGGTGTTCGGCAAGTCGGCGCGGGCGACGTCCGCGCTGGCGGCGGAGTTTCGCGAGGGTCGTGCGCGCAAGCGCTACGTGGCGGCCACGGGGCCGGGGCTGCCCGGGTCGGGCGTGGTGGACCTGCCGTTGTCCAAGGACCCGTCGCGTCCGGGGCGGTGGCGGGCGAGCCGGGCCGCCAATGGGGTGCCCGCGCTGACGTACTTCCGCACGCTGTATGCCGGGCCGGAGTTCTGCGTGGTGGAGCTCTTGCCGCACACGGGTCGCACGCATCAGCTGCGCGCGCACCTGACGGCGTTGGGGGCGCCGATTCTGGGGGACTCGCGCTATGGCGGCGCGGCGAGGGCGGCGGGGACGGAGGCGGGGCGCTGCCTGTTGCATGCGCACGCGCTGGAGTTGGCCCATCCGGACACGGGGCGGACGCTCGCGGTGGAGGCGCCGGTGCCCGAGGACCTGCTGCGCTTCTTCACCCTCGCGGGTGTGGCGGTGCCGAGCGGCGCGGTGCCAGAGAAGTAG
- a CDS encoding glutathione S-transferase family protein — MKVYGHPLSTCTRKVLATLAEKGREAELVLVDLTKGEHKSPAHFARHPFGVIPTLEDDDGLMLYESRAIIRYLDRVLPGPSLTPTAPKAFALMEQYLSVEQSYFSPSAFKVSWERLFKPHMGGGPVDEARVVEGRQGVAKVFSILDPVLAKQPFLAGDSFSLAEIAWLPNLTFFLTFDEEKALLVEHKHVAAWWERISGRPAWRKVTGA; from the coding sequence ATGAAGGTCTATGGCCATCCGCTGAGCACCTGCACTCGCAAGGTCCTCGCCACGCTGGCGGAGAAGGGGCGCGAGGCGGAGCTCGTGCTCGTCGACCTGACGAAGGGCGAGCACAAGTCGCCGGCGCATTTCGCGCGGCATCCGTTCGGCGTCATCCCGACGCTCGAGGACGATGACGGCCTCATGCTCTACGAGTCGCGCGCCATCATCCGCTACCTGGACCGCGTGCTGCCGGGCCCGTCGCTCACGCCGACGGCGCCGAAGGCCTTCGCGTTGATGGAGCAGTACCTCAGCGTGGAGCAGTCCTACTTCTCGCCCTCGGCCTTCAAGGTGTCATGGGAGCGGCTCTTCAAGCCGCACATGGGCGGCGGCCCGGTGGACGAGGCCCGCGTGGTAGAGGGGCGTCAGGGCGTGGCGAAGGTGTTCTCCATCCTCGACCCGGTGCTGGCGAAGCAGCCGTTCCTCGCGGGTGACAGCTTCTCGCTCGCGGAAATCGCGTGGTTGCCCAACCTGACGTTCTTCCTCACCTTCGACGAGGAGAAGGCCCTGCTGGTCGAGCACAAGCACGTGGCCGCGTGGTGGGAGCGCATCAGCGGTCGTCCCGCGTGGCGCAAGGTGACCGGAGCGTAG
- a CDS encoding sensor histidine kinase, with protein MLALVLTSSSAWAQSPRNATLRDFHHTAWTQKDGAPAGVWAMAQTRDGWLWLGTASGLYRFDGVHFERRDLLPPESIASRSVGVLQAMRNGDLWVAYSFGGASVLRASGEVRHFDPGGLPEGKPVESFDEDGDGRPWALTPLGLHVFEGGVWSHVDVGWGLPEDEWADSLQDVSGALWLVGSSGVYVLRPNAQRFERVETDGPPVLALFLGHDGTLLRYDEQGTSPLRGPGFPEPLAHVPADAWSSHALISVFDRDGSGWLVGCPQGGICRRTKPFEEGRFLRRTEATDVFGAREGLSSDAAMTLFLDREGNIWVGTQLGLDRFRRNDVATLRFPKTTSYFALVADRRGRLWSGSAMRVGTSDVWWRLDASPLLVPGIQGEMTATFLDSDGRLLLGGSSGFWRFDPEDSRVETLSRPEQEQGQRIQAIVRDAEGRLWVSFRASTVYRLDGDTWTPKGGLAALPDLPPARAVLDGEGHLWFGYNNNQVVFLEGAHVRSFTEQQGLRTGTVTAILPGAPTLVGGALGLAAFDGARFQMLKATHAEVLTGITGLLKTEDGALWLNGQAGGARIAAEDLRRGLTEPGFMMPIERFDMNDGMPGGAQQIRPLPTLVQGGDGRLWFAAVNGLGWMDPSRIERNALPPPVMIRSVSSGETSYVGTTRLELPPRTRELRIAYTALSLGMPERVTFRYRLEGVDEGWKDAGARREATYTNLGPGHYRFQVMAANEDGVWNERGASLELDIAPTFFQTRAFAVLCVVGAVGLLWLLYALRMWRVTQRLRLRLEERHAERERIARELHDTLLQGIQGLVLNVHVVTSSLPVGDARLGLESALDRADSVLTEGRDRVSSLRDTSASKDDLAEAFTSLARELDEREGPRLRMVVRGEARTLEPLVADELYRIGREAIGNAFVHSRAREVEVSLLFEHPELRLCVRDDGRGIDVATLERGGRAGHWGLRGMRERAEKVGGRLDIISGEGRGTEVHVVVQAQRAYLRRPLEGLRRLVPRLGRR; from the coding sequence GTGCTCGCGCTCGTCCTGACGTCGTCATCAGCGTGGGCCCAGTCGCCTCGCAACGCCACGCTCCGGGACTTCCATCACACGGCGTGGACCCAGAAGGACGGCGCGCCCGCCGGAGTCTGGGCCATGGCGCAGACTCGCGATGGCTGGTTGTGGTTGGGGACGGCGTCGGGGCTGTATCGCTTCGACGGCGTCCACTTCGAGCGCCGCGACCTGCTGCCCCCCGAGAGCATCGCGTCGCGCTCGGTGGGCGTGCTCCAGGCCATGCGCAACGGAGACCTCTGGGTCGCCTACTCCTTCGGCGGCGCGAGTGTCCTCAGGGCCAGCGGTGAGGTGCGCCACTTCGACCCGGGCGGGCTGCCCGAGGGCAAGCCGGTGGAGTCCTTCGACGAGGATGGTGACGGGCGTCCCTGGGCCCTCACGCCCCTGGGGCTCCATGTCTTCGAGGGAGGCGTCTGGTCGCACGTGGACGTTGGCTGGGGACTGCCCGAGGACGAATGGGCCGACAGCCTCCAGGACGTCAGTGGCGCGTTGTGGCTGGTGGGCTCGAGCGGTGTGTATGTGCTGCGCCCGAACGCCCAGCGCTTCGAGCGCGTGGAGACCGACGGCCCTCCCGTGCTGGCCTTGTTCCTGGGCCACGATGGGACCCTCCTGCGGTACGACGAGCAAGGCACCAGTCCCCTGCGAGGACCTGGGTTTCCGGAGCCCTTGGCCCACGTCCCCGCCGATGCGTGGAGCAGCCACGCGTTGATCTCCGTCTTCGACAGGGATGGCTCCGGCTGGCTCGTCGGGTGCCCACAAGGCGGTATCTGTCGGCGCACGAAGCCCTTCGAGGAGGGGCGCTTCCTGCGGCGCACCGAGGCGACCGACGTCTTCGGCGCTCGCGAGGGGCTGTCGTCGGACGCGGCCATGACGCTGTTCCTGGACCGCGAGGGCAACATCTGGGTCGGCACCCAGCTCGGGTTGGACCGCTTCCGGCGCAATGACGTCGCCACCCTGCGCTTCCCCAAGACGACGAGCTACTTCGCGCTCGTGGCGGACCGTCGGGGCCGGCTGTGGTCGGGGTCCGCGATGCGCGTGGGCACCTCCGACGTCTGGTGGCGGTTGGACGCGTCCCCCCTCCTCGTTCCGGGCATCCAGGGCGAGATGACCGCCACCTTCCTGGACTCGGATGGACGACTCCTGCTGGGCGGCTCGTCGGGCTTCTGGCGCTTCGACCCGGAGGACAGCCGAGTGGAGACGCTCTCGCGTCCCGAGCAGGAGCAGGGGCAGCGCATCCAGGCCATCGTGCGCGACGCGGAGGGCCGGCTGTGGGTGTCCTTCCGCGCCTCGACGGTGTACCGCCTGGATGGGGACACCTGGACGCCGAAGGGAGGCCTCGCCGCGCTGCCGGACCTGCCGCCCGCGCGCGCGGTGCTGGATGGTGAGGGGCACCTGTGGTTCGGATACAACAACAACCAGGTGGTATTCCTTGAGGGAGCGCACGTGCGCTCCTTCACCGAGCAGCAGGGCCTGCGCACCGGCACCGTGACAGCCATCCTCCCCGGAGCGCCCACGCTGGTGGGCGGCGCGCTGGGGCTGGCCGCGTTCGACGGCGCGCGCTTCCAGATGCTGAAGGCGACGCACGCCGAAGTGCTGACGGGCATCACCGGCTTGTTGAAGACGGAGGACGGGGCGCTGTGGCTCAACGGCCAGGCGGGTGGGGCGCGCATCGCCGCGGAGGACCTTCGCCGCGGGCTGACGGAGCCGGGCTTCATGATGCCCATCGAGCGCTTCGACATGAACGACGGCATGCCCGGAGGCGCGCAGCAGATTCGTCCGCTGCCCACGCTGGTGCAGGGTGGAGACGGACGACTCTGGTTCGCCGCCGTCAATGGCCTGGGCTGGATGGACCCGAGCCGCATCGAGCGCAACGCCTTGCCTCCGCCGGTCATGATTCGCTCCGTGTCCTCCGGCGAGACGTCTTACGTGGGCACCACGCGACTGGAGCTCCCACCGCGCACGCGTGAGCTGCGCATCGCCTACACCGCGCTGAGCCTGGGGATGCCGGAGCGGGTCACCTTCCGCTACCGGCTCGAAGGCGTGGACGAAGGATGGAAGGACGCGGGCGCCCGCCGCGAGGCGACGTACACCAACCTGGGGCCGGGCCACTATCGCTTCCAGGTGATGGCGGCCAACGAGGACGGCGTCTGGAACGAGCGGGGCGCGTCGCTCGAGCTCGACATCGCGCCGACCTTCTTCCAGACGCGCGCGTTCGCCGTGCTGTGTGTCGTCGGAGCGGTGGGGCTCTTGTGGCTCCTGTACGCGCTGCGGATGTGGCGGGTGACGCAGCGCTTGCGATTGCGTCTGGAGGAGCGCCACGCAGAGCGCGAGCGAATCGCCCGGGAGCTGCACGACACGCTGTTGCAGGGCATCCAAGGGCTCGTGCTCAACGTGCACGTGGTGACGTCGAGCCTGCCGGTCGGGGATGCGCGGCTCGGGCTCGAGTCCGCGTTGGACCGCGCGGACTCCGTGCTGACGGAGGGCAGAGACCGGGTGAGCTCCCTGCGCGACACCTCCGCGAGCAAGGACGACCTGGCCGAGGCCTTCACGTCCCTGGCGCGAGAGCTCGACGAGCGGGAGGGACCTCGGCTGCGCATGGTGGTGCGAGGCGAGGCGCGCACGCTGGAGCCCCTCGTCGCGGATGAGCTCTATCGCATCGGCCGCGAGGCCATCGGCAACGCGTTCGTGCACTCTCGTGCGCGCGAGGTCGAGGTCAGCCTGCTGTTCGAGCACCCCGAGCTGCGGCTGTGCGTGCGTGACGATGGGCGAGGCATCGACGTGGCCACGCTGGAGCGGGGTGGCCGCGCCGGGCACTGGGGCTTGCGCGGCATGCGCGAGCGCGCCGAGAAGGTCGGTGGGCGGCTCGACATCATCAGCGGCGAGGGACGCGGGACCGAGGTCCATGTCGTGGTGCAGGCCCAGCGCGCCTATCTGCGTCGGCCGCTGGAGGGACTGCG
- a CDS encoding acyl-CoA dehydrogenase family protein, whose product MARADITDLFRLDDLLSPEEKAARDTVAAFVDREVLPIIGGHFRDGTFPVHLIPQLAEMGVLGANLQGHGCAGMNTVSYGLILQELERGDSGLRSFASVQGSLCMFPIHAYGSDEQKARFLPAMARGQAIGCFGLTEPDFGSNPGGMRTRARKDGDDYVLNGTKTWITNGAIADVAIVWAKTDDGGPESVRGFLVEKGMPGFSARDIPGKFSLRASITSELSFQDVRVPARNVLPGVVGLRGPLSCLNNARLGIAFAVTGAAIACFEGAREYALSRASFHGKPVAGYQLTQEKLADMLQDIVKAQLVGLRVARLKDEGKVTPVMVSLAKRNNVKSALEIARVARSIYGANGITDAYPPVRHMLNLESVFTYEGTHEVHTLVLGKAITGLDAFD is encoded by the coding sequence ATGGCACGTGCGGACATCACGGACTTGTTCCGGCTCGACGACCTGCTGTCCCCCGAGGAGAAGGCCGCGCGCGACACCGTGGCTGCCTTCGTGGACCGCGAGGTGCTCCCCATCATCGGCGGCCACTTCCGCGACGGCACCTTCCCCGTCCACCTCATCCCCCAGCTCGCGGAGATGGGCGTGCTGGGCGCGAACCTGCAAGGCCACGGCTGCGCGGGGATGAACACCGTCAGCTACGGCCTCATCCTCCAGGAGCTGGAGCGAGGGGACTCCGGGCTGCGCTCCTTCGCGTCCGTGCAGGGCTCGCTGTGCATGTTCCCCATCCACGCGTACGGCAGCGATGAGCAGAAGGCGCGCTTCCTGCCGGCCATGGCGCGAGGCCAGGCCATCGGCTGCTTCGGCCTCACCGAGCCGGACTTCGGCTCCAACCCGGGCGGCATGCGCACCCGCGCGCGCAAGGACGGCGACGACTACGTCCTCAACGGCACGAAGACGTGGATTACCAACGGCGCCATCGCGGACGTCGCCATCGTCTGGGCGAAGACGGACGACGGCGGCCCCGAGTCCGTCCGCGGCTTCCTCGTGGAGAAGGGCATGCCCGGCTTCAGCGCGCGGGACATCCCCGGCAAGTTCTCCCTGCGCGCGTCCATCACCAGCGAGCTGTCCTTCCAGGACGTGCGCGTCCCCGCGCGCAACGTGCTGCCCGGCGTGGTGGGCCTGCGCGGTCCGCTGTCGTGCCTCAACAACGCGCGGCTGGGCATCGCCTTCGCCGTCACCGGCGCCGCCATCGCCTGCTTCGAGGGCGCTCGCGAGTACGCGCTGTCACGCGCGTCGTTCCACGGCAAGCCGGTGGCCGGCTACCAGCTCACGCAGGAGAAGCTGGCGGACATGCTCCAGGACATCGTCAAGGCGCAGCTGGTGGGCCTGCGCGTGGCGCGCCTCAAGGACGAGGGCAAGGTGACGCCCGTCATGGTGAGCCTGGCCAAGCGCAACAACGTGAAGAGCGCGCTGGAGATTGCCCGCGTCGCGCGGAGCATCTACGGCGCCAATGGCATCACCGACGCGTACCCGCCCGTGCGCCACATGCTGAATCTGGAGTCCGTGTTCACCTACGAGGGCACCCACGAGGTGCACACGCTGGTGCTGGGCAAGGCCATCACCGGCCTCGACGCGTTCGACTGA
- the galU gene encoding UTP--glucose-1-phosphate uridylyltransferase GalU, with product MSANTPKAESLIRKCVIPAAGLGTRFLPATKSVPKEMLPIVDTPTLQYIVEEAVSAGIEDVVLINGRGKGAIEDHFDIGFELETTLRARGKTADADKLRAIAELVRVVSIRQKEPKGLGHAVLCAKSAIGNEPFGVLLGDDMIDAEEPGIRQLARVFRKHNQAVIALMEVPDDETHMYGIAAGTDLGDGVIRIDRVVEKPKKGTAPSNLAVIGRYVLPPEIFPILEKQTPGVGGEIQLTDGLATLQQSHGLLGYKFKGQRYDAGDKVGYLKANIAYALKRPELRGGLLEYMREVVKTEKP from the coding sequence ATGTCCGCCAACACACCGAAGGCAGAGTCCCTCATCCGCAAGTGTGTCATCCCGGCAGCCGGGCTGGGCACGCGTTTCCTGCCAGCCACCAAGTCGGTGCCCAAGGAGATGCTCCCCATCGTCGACACGCCCACCCTCCAGTACATCGTGGAGGAGGCCGTGTCCGCCGGCATCGAGGATGTCGTCCTCATCAATGGCCGCGGCAAGGGCGCCATCGAGGACCACTTCGACATCGGCTTCGAGCTGGAGACCACCCTGCGCGCCCGCGGCAAGACGGCGGACGCGGACAAGCTGCGCGCCATCGCGGAGCTGGTGCGCGTGGTCAGCATCCGCCAGAAGGAGCCCAAGGGCCTGGGCCACGCGGTGCTCTGCGCCAAGAGCGCCATCGGCAACGAGCCCTTCGGTGTCCTCCTGGGCGACGACATGATTGACGCCGAGGAGCCGGGCATCCGCCAGCTCGCTCGCGTGTTCCGCAAGCACAACCAGGCCGTCATCGCGCTGATGGAAGTGCCCGACGACGAGACGCACATGTACGGCATCGCCGCGGGCACGGACCTGGGCGACGGCGTCATCCGCATCGACCGCGTGGTGGAGAAGCCCAAGAAGGGCACCGCGCCCTCCAACCTCGCCGTCATCGGCCGCTACGTGCTGCCGCCTGAAATCTTCCCCATCCTGGAGAAGCAGACTCCCGGGGTCGGCGGGGAAATCCAGCTCACCGACGGTCTGGCCACGCTGCAGCAGTCGCACGGTCTCTTGGGCTACAAATTCAAGGGTCAGCGCTATGACGCGGGCGACAAGGTGGGGTACCTCAAGGCGAACATCGCCTACGCGCTCAAGCGCCCCGAGCTCCGGGGCGGGCTGCTCGAGTACATGCGTGAGGTCGTGAAGACGGAGAAGCCGTGA
- a CDS encoding DUF2058 family protein, whose protein sequence is MQNLRDKLLKAGLVTEEQSKKADTAASQAEARRPSSQDGGRPGGNRPPPRRDDNRTSGGPPARSEERPPREGGGRPGGGGGRPGGGRPGGGSFRPSGGGGGGAFRPSGGGAPQHGRPPSSAPPERPIPKLPPMPGSKAYQRAESKRQVELDKALRELVMGSQVAQEPGETAFYFMTRKGKLRRMELTPEQAKRLEDGELGVVERPDPAQIEHALVPAAAAEQMFALSKKAVRFLNRKDSPIGFMNDEELKAQQAAEAAGTAPEVSDEPEAEGGEAAEAEAATEATAPVEAEASTETPKPEGGENPG, encoded by the coding sequence ATGCAGAACCTGCGCGACAAGTTGTTGAAGGCGGGCCTCGTCACCGAGGAACAGTCCAAGAAGGCTGATACGGCGGCCAGCCAGGCGGAAGCCCGGAGGCCCTCGTCCCAGGACGGCGGACGTCCAGGCGGCAACCGTCCCCCACCCCGGCGTGATGACAACCGGACATCCGGTGGTCCTCCGGCGCGGAGTGAGGAGCGGCCTCCCCGCGAGGGTGGCGGTCGTCCCGGTGGCGGCGGTGGCAGGCCCGGTGGCGGTCGTCCCGGCGGCGGCTCGTTCCGTCCGAGCGGCGGTGGTGGCGGTGGCGCGTTCCGTCCGAGCGGCGGCGGCGCGCCCCAGCACGGCCGTCCGCCCTCCTCCGCTCCGCCCGAGCGGCCCATCCCGAAGCTGCCCCCCATGCCGGGCTCCAAGGCCTACCAGCGCGCGGAGTCCAAGCGTCAGGTGGAGCTGGACAAGGCGCTGCGCGAGCTGGTGATGGGCTCGCAGGTGGCCCAGGAGCCGGGCGAGACGGCGTTCTACTTCATGACCCGCAAGGGCAAGCTGCGCCGGATGGAGCTGACGCCGGAGCAGGCCAAGCGGCTGGAGGACGGCGAGCTCGGCGTGGTGGAGCGTCCGGACCCCGCCCAAATCGAGCACGCGCTGGTGCCGGCCGCGGCGGCCGAGCAGATGTTCGCGCTCTCGAAGAAGGCGGTGCGCTTCCTCAACCGGAAGGACAGCCCCATCGGCTTCATGAACGACGAGGAGCTCAAGGCGCAGCAGGCGGCGGAGGCCGCTGGCACCGCGCCCGAGGTCTCCGACGAGCCCGAGGCCGAGGGCGGCGAGGCCGCCGAGGCGGAGGCCGCGACCGAGGCCACGGCGCCCGTCGAGGCCGAGGCTTCCACCGAGACGCCCAAGCCCGAGGGCGGCGAGAACCCGGGCTGA
- a CDS encoding GNAT family N-acetyltransferase: MSVSIESLRPELLGQVGPMCARAFDDYPFLAELFPGPSERRARVSAEFYRATVEDCLAHGVVHATVEDGQLTGVAAWLRPGSFPQSLGRQAVFLPTVWAGLRYFPRRARMALQALARLERYHPHTPPHWYLATIAVDPAHQGKGVGARLMRAGLALAEETRAPCFLETAKASNRDWYQGFGFDLQRTEPCFDGGPPQWFMWRPAPADEAPRNDTEVARRTSGA; encoded by the coding sequence ATGAGCGTGAGCATCGAGAGCCTGAGGCCGGAGCTGTTGGGACAGGTGGGCCCGATGTGCGCGCGCGCCTTCGATGACTACCCGTTCCTCGCGGAGCTCTTCCCCGGACCCTCGGAGCGCCGGGCCCGCGTGTCCGCCGAGTTCTATCGGGCCACCGTGGAGGACTGTCTCGCGCACGGCGTGGTGCATGCCACGGTCGAGGACGGACAGCTCACGGGCGTGGCGGCGTGGTTGCGGCCGGGCAGCTTCCCGCAGTCACTCGGGCGGCAGGCCGTCTTCCTGCCCACGGTCTGGGCCGGGCTGCGGTACTTCCCGCGACGGGCGCGGATGGCGCTCCAGGCGCTGGCGAGGCTGGAGCGCTACCACCCGCACACGCCGCCCCACTGGTACCTGGCCACCATCGCCGTGGACCCGGCGCACCAGGGCAAGGGCGTGGGCGCGCGGTTGATGCGCGCGGGGTTGGCGCTGGCGGAGGAGACTCGCGCTCCGTGCTTCCTCGAGACGGCCAAGGCCTCCAACCGCGACTGGTACCAGGGCTTCGGCTTCGACCTTCAGCGCACCGAGCCCTGCTTCGACGGTGGCCCGCCACAGTGGTTCATGTGGCGCCCCGCGCCCGCGGACGAGGCGCCCCGAAATGACACCGAGGTCGCCCGGCGCACCTCGGGCGCGTAG
- a CDS encoding peptidase M3, with the protein MDRPLHSVRTRLDDFLAELATLQYRHGAGLSSEPPSLHASFPELSSPDTFVAANEALAKARAKDDTLAVRRIQLLRELVATHVEEALAARAARAVADIEGKAVLTVDDQTYAFTEALSRLPREPRRARRAGLERAVGNFLWEQRGPHGDRRDAALHAAERLDAADYPALRQDVTGIAYADLAKAADETLRRTEDAYRDVLAYVLKKVDPLLRPLPGGDARRHDVQAALLAPWMDEHLRREDAWPAMVRWLGEWGLTPHADGRIRLDEEDRPGKSSRPFVVTVRVPDDIRLVLQPRGGLDALGSLLHEMGHAQHRAHVSATLPMELRRLGDAGITEAHAAVFERLLLSPEWLKRYLGLGPVLARDTARLAAFQALAVLRRHCAKLSYELSLSRKGASTERADEYSDGQRRALFAEPHPGFFLSDVDPQLYVAHYLRAWALEARLTARLTERFNEDFWRNPPAATWLKGLYARGGTDDAEGLATEISGTPLALPEAGERLVAILNR; encoded by the coding sequence ATGGACCGCCCCCTTCACTCGGTGCGTACGCGGCTGGACGACTTCCTCGCCGAGCTGGCCACGCTTCAGTATCGCCACGGCGCCGGGCTCTCATCAGAGCCCCCCAGCCTCCACGCCTCCTTCCCCGAGCTGTCCTCGCCGGACACCTTCGTCGCCGCCAACGAGGCGCTCGCCAAGGCCCGCGCCAAGGACGACACCCTCGCCGTGCGCCGCATCCAGCTCTTGCGCGAGCTGGTGGCCACCCACGTCGAGGAGGCGCTCGCCGCCCGCGCCGCCAGGGCCGTGGCCGACATCGAGGGCAAGGCGGTGCTCACCGTCGACGATCAGACCTACGCCTTCACGGAGGCCCTCAGCCGGCTCCCCCGCGAGCCCCGCCGCGCGCGCCGCGCCGGACTGGAGCGCGCCGTGGGCAACTTCCTCTGGGAGCAACGCGGCCCCCATGGAGACCGCCGCGACGCCGCCCTCCACGCCGCCGAGCGCCTGGACGCCGCCGACTACCCCGCGCTGCGCCAGGACGTCACCGGCATCGCCTACGCCGACCTCGCCAAGGCCGCGGACGAGACGCTCCGTCGCACCGAGGACGCATACCGCGATGTCCTCGCGTACGTGCTCAAGAAGGTGGACCCGCTGCTGCGTCCCCTGCCCGGCGGCGACGCGCGCCGACACGACGTGCAGGCCGCGCTCCTGGCCCCCTGGATGGACGAGCACCTGCGCCGTGAGGACGCCTGGCCCGCGATGGTGCGCTGGCTGGGCGAGTGGGGCCTCACGCCGCACGCGGACGGCCGCATCCGGCTGGACGAGGAGGACCGCCCCGGCAAGTCCTCGCGCCCCTTCGTCGTCACCGTGCGCGTGCCGGACGACATCCGACTGGTGCTCCAGCCGCGCGGCGGACTGGACGCGCTGGGCAGCCTGCTCCACGAGATGGGCCACGCGCAGCACCGCGCGCACGTGTCCGCGACGCTGCCCATGGAGCTGCGCCGGCTGGGCGACGCGGGCATCACCGAGGCCCACGCCGCCGTGTTCGAGCGCCTGCTGTTGTCCCCCGAGTGGCTCAAGCGCTACCTGGGCCTGGGCCCGGTGCTCGCGCGCGACACGGCCAGGCTGGCCGCGTTCCAGGCCCTGGCCGTGCTGCGGCGCCACTGCGCGAAGCTGTCCTACGAGTTGTCCCTGAGCCGCAAGGGCGCGTCCACCGAGCGCGCGGACGAATACTCCGACGGTCAGCGCCGCGCCCTCTTCGCCGAGCCCCATCCCGGCTTCTTCCTGTCGGACGTGGACCCGCAACTCTACGTGGCGCACTACCTGCGAGCGTGGGCGCTGGAGGCCCGGCTCACCGCGCGCCTCACCGAGCGCTTCAACGAGGACTTCTGGCGGAACCCGCCCGCCGCCACCTGGCTCAAGGGGCTGTACGCGCGGGGTGGAACCGATGATGCGGAGGGACTGGCCACGGAAATCTCGGGCACGCCGCTGGCGCTGCCCGAGGCGGGGGAGCGCCTCGTGGCCATCCTCAACCGGTAG